One Devosia lacusdianchii genomic window carries:
- a CDS encoding 2-hydroxyacid dehydrogenase: MAQLFRTELPDFEVLTDQPQAGDADVPFIVVGRPLPGVIRAVPGLKLVLSLNAGIEHLLASGEVPEALPIVRLVDEGLALGMAEWVLAQTLAWHRNLFHYTELQAKGEWTPLPEKLANERKVTVLGAGALGRPVADHLVRFGFDTRVWARSRHDIAGATTFAGADQLIASVRGSDIVINLLPLTAQTADIIDKALFNAMADGGFFINGARGGHVVDADLIAALDSRKLSGAALDVFRVEPLPSEDPIWKHPKIRLSPHVAAPTHQHMAVKEMAANIRRFENGEPVLHAVDRSLGY, translated from the coding sequence TTGGCCCAGCTTTTCCGCACGGAATTGCCGGATTTCGAGGTACTCACCGACCAGCCTCAGGCCGGCGATGCCGATGTGCCTTTTATCGTCGTCGGCCGTCCCCTTCCGGGCGTCATCCGCGCCGTCCCGGGCCTCAAGCTCGTCCTCAGCCTCAATGCCGGCATCGAGCATCTGCTCGCAAGCGGCGAGGTTCCCGAAGCACTGCCCATCGTGCGGCTTGTCGATGAAGGCCTGGCCTTGGGCATGGCCGAATGGGTGCTCGCCCAGACCCTGGCCTGGCATCGCAACCTCTTCCATTACACCGAGCTGCAGGCCAAGGGCGAATGGACCCCGCTCCCCGAAAAGCTCGCCAATGAGCGCAAGGTCACCGTTCTGGGTGCCGGCGCCCTAGGCCGTCCCGTTGCCGATCATCTGGTGCGCTTCGGCTTTGATACCCGCGTCTGGGCCCGTTCCAGGCACGACATTGCCGGCGCTACCACCTTTGCCGGAGCCGATCAGCTGATCGCTTCCGTGCGCGGGTCCGACATTGTCATCAATCTGCTGCCCTTGACCGCACAGACCGCCGACATCATCGACAAGGCCCTGTTTAATGCCATGGCCGATGGTGGTTTCTTCATCAATGGCGCCCGCGGCGGCCACGTGGTCGATGCCGACCTGATTGCCGCCCTCGATAGTCGCAAGCTCAGCGGCGCGGCGCTCGATGTCTTCCGCGTCGAACCGCTGCCGTCCGAAGATCCGATCTGGAAGCACCCCAAGATCCGGCTTTCGCCCCATGTCGCGGCACCGACCCACCAGCATATGGCCGTTAAGGAAATGGCCGCAAACATCCGGCGCTTCGAAAATGGCGAGCCCGTGCTGCACGCCGTCGATCGGAGCCTGGGCTACTAA
- a CDS encoding peptide ABC transporter substrate-binding protein — translation MNVKLSRRVLLQGILATTTALATMRAFPVMAQQAGGTLTVGLTYELDTMNTYSTGFLADAQHTVIEGLIAPDKDARYVPVLAKEVPTLDNGGIVLSEDRSKMTITYKLQENVKWHDGAPFTSADVKFTWEAVKDPAFIAESKDGTQDIDSIDLPDDYTVVCNYNTVKPNFASTLFTFGIMPKHLLEGTDLNTSSYNETPVGTGPFKVAEFVRGQYVVLDKNTDYWQTAESGDALPYIDRLVFRIVTDSNTLITQLQSGELDMAVSVPYGRASQLEGVEGLEIVVGPQLSWGHLDFNFRNPILADGTVRKAVAHAINRETLIRVQGGFPTPIKSLVLPIFDLYDDATPEYAYDPAAANAMLDDAGYTKGGDGIREKDGDRLSFAFVVQSGRADDENVQQVIIAQLKEIGIEATADNKTGVAYREARYSGGYDLIYGRWITSADPVYSIFYGTEGENNGQGYSNPELDEVFARLENTLDQDVRKAAASEMQRIIAEDLPAIALTGGVSVIAKPVELKNFVPNPTNMTNFVDTKEWYLES, via the coding sequence ATGAACGTCAAACTCTCACGCCGCGTCTTGCTTCAGGGCATTCTCGCCACCACCACCGCGCTCGCCACCATGCGGGCATTCCCTGTCATGGCCCAGCAGGCCGGCGGTACCCTGACTGTCGGGCTCACCTATGAGCTCGACACCATGAACACCTACTCCACCGGCTTCCTCGCCGATGCCCAGCACACCGTGATTGAAGGCCTGATTGCGCCCGACAAGGACGCCCGCTACGTGCCGGTTCTGGCCAAGGAAGTGCCGACCCTGGACAATGGCGGCATCGTCCTTTCGGAGGACCGCTCCAAGATGACGATCACCTACAAGCTACAGGAAAACGTCAAGTGGCACGACGGCGCGCCCTTCACCTCCGCTGACGTCAAGTTCACCTGGGAAGCGGTCAAGGACCCCGCCTTCATCGCCGAATCCAAGGACGGCACGCAGGATATCGACAGCATCGACCTGCCAGATGATTACACCGTCGTATGCAACTACAACACGGTGAAGCCGAACTTCGCCTCCACCCTGTTCACCTTCGGCATCATGCCCAAGCACCTGCTCGAAGGCACAGATCTCAATACCTCGTCCTACAACGAAACCCCGGTGGGCACCGGCCCGTTCAAGGTCGCTGAATTCGTGCGTGGCCAGTATGTCGTGCTCGACAAGAATACCGACTATTGGCAGACCGCTGAAAGTGGCGATGCCCTGCCCTATATTGATCGGCTGGTGTTCCGCATCGTCACAGACAGCAACACGCTGATCACCCAGCTGCAGAGCGGCGAACTCGACATGGCCGTTTCGGTCCCCTATGGCCGCGCCTCCCAGCTTGAGGGCGTCGAAGGCCTTGAAATCGTCGTCGGCCCGCAGCTGAGCTGGGGGCACCTCGACTTCAACTTCCGCAATCCAATCCTGGCCGACGGCACTGTCCGCAAGGCCGTGGCCCATGCCATCAACCGCGAAACGCTGATCCGCGTCCAGGGTGGTTTCCCCACCCCCATCAAATCGCTGGTCCTGCCCATTTTCGACCTCTACGATGACGCCACCCCCGAATACGCCTACGATCCGGCAGCGGCCAATGCCATGCTCGACGACGCCGGGTACACCAAGGGCGGCGACGGCATCCGTGAAAAGGATGGCGACCGCCTCAGCTTTGCCTTCGTGGTCCAGTCAGGCCGTGCCGACGACGAAAACGTGCAGCAGGTGATCATCGCCCAGCTCAAGGAAATCGGCATCGAAGCCACCGCCGACAACAAGACCGGCGTTGCCTACCGCGAAGCCCGTTACTCGGGCGGCTATGACTTGATCTACGGTCGCTGGATCACCTCTGCCGATCCGGTCTACTCGATCTTTTACGGCACGGAAGGCGAGAACAACGGCCAGGGCTATTCGAACCCCGAGCTCGACGAAGTCTTCGCCCGCCTCGAAAACACGCTGGACCAGGACGTGCGCAAGGCCGCCGCTTCCGAAATGCAGCGCATTATTGCCGAAGACCTTCCGGCCATCGCCCTCACAGGCGGCGTCTCGGTCATCGCCAAGCCCGTCGAGCTCAAGAACTTCGTTCCCAACCCCACCAACATGACCAATTTCGTGGACACCAAGGAATGGTATCTTGAGAGCTGA
- a CDS encoding ABC transporter ATP-binding protein, translating to MAEPLLVVDDLRVHYPLGKTLFKPGLTLRALDGVSFTVNRGEVVGLVGESGSGKTTLGRAVLRLVEPTSGKVHLDGQDVTALSAKALKTLRSRMQIIFQDPYASLNPRMSVGQTLGEALMLHGIGTRKDRDQRIGELLEKVGLPANAAARFPHEFSGGQRQRIGIARALAVNPDFIVADEPVSALDVSIQAQIINLLQDLRKELGLSLLFIGHDLSVIEFLCDRVIVLYLGRVMEMGTATDLYAKPRHPYTRALLDAAPVPDPTIRRERITLTGDLPSPVNPPSGCVFRTRCPYAIAPCAEGVPPLEVMENGHAVACIRSHELDLSAPPN from the coding sequence ATGGCTGAGCCGCTCCTCGTCGTCGACGACCTCAGGGTCCACTACCCACTGGGCAAGACTCTGTTCAAGCCGGGCCTCACCCTGCGCGCCCTCGATGGCGTCTCGTTTACCGTCAACCGTGGCGAAGTGGTCGGACTGGTCGGGGAATCGGGCTCGGGCAAGACCACGCTTGGCCGCGCCGTACTGCGCCTTGTCGAACCGACCTCCGGCAAGGTTCATCTCGATGGTCAGGACGTCACCGCCCTCTCTGCCAAGGCCCTCAAGACCCTGCGCTCGCGCATGCAGATCATCTTCCAAGATCCCTATGCGAGCCTTAATCCGCGCATGAGCGTCGGCCAGACGTTAGGCGAAGCACTGATGCTGCATGGCATCGGCACCCGCAAGGATCGCGATCAGCGCATCGGCGAGCTGCTCGAAAAGGTGGGGCTCCCCGCCAATGCCGCTGCCCGTTTCCCGCATGAGTTTTCCGGCGGGCAACGCCAGCGCATCGGCATCGCCCGCGCCCTGGCAGTCAATCCCGATTTCATCGTTGCCGACGAGCCGGTCTCGGCGCTCGACGTGTCGATCCAGGCCCAGATCATCAACCTCCTGCAGGATCTGCGCAAGGAATTGGGCCTATCGCTTCTCTTCATCGGGCACGATCTGTCGGTCATCGAATTCCTCTGCGATCGCGTCATCGTCCTTTATCTCGGCCGGGTCATGGAAATGGGCACCGCAACCGATCTTTATGCCAAGCCGCGCCACCCCTATACCCGCGCCCTCCTTGACGCGGCCCCGGTCCCCGATCCCACCATCCGCCGCGAGCGCATCACGCTGACGGGCGATCTGCCCAGCCCGGTCAATCCGCCCTCAGGCTGCGTCTTCCGTACCCGCTGTCCCTATGCCATCGCCCCTTGCGCCGAGGGCGTTCCGCCGCTCGAAGTCATGGAAAATGGCCACGCCGTTGCCTGTATCCGCAGCCACGAACTCGACCTTTCCGCCCCGCCCAACTGA
- a CDS encoding ABC transporter permease, which produces MSLGYAIRRLLGAIPLLLGISVILFVIIQLAPGGPLDIYAENPSVSKEALAQIAARYGLDQPVPVQYFLWLKAILVGDWGYSIRTGRPVLDEIVLRLGPTLQLGGLAMVISLLIAVPVGIISAARRGSKLDGTVTVLSFAGISTPVFWLALLLQLLFSVQLGWLPSAGYQSIGDGSFVDRLRHIIMPTAVLSLATVASWSRFIRSGMIDVLNQDYIRTAYAKGRSEKAVLFVHALRNAMIPAVTVIAVDFVTIISGAVITETVFAWPGIGRLFMESMDGRDYPMLMGLMMMGSLAIVVANIVADLCYAALDPRIRYD; this is translated from the coding sequence ATGAGCCTAGGTTACGCCATTCGCCGGCTGCTCGGCGCCATCCCGCTTCTATTGGGCATCTCCGTCATTCTGTTCGTCATCATCCAGTTGGCGCCGGGCGGACCGCTGGACATATACGCCGAGAATCCTTCCGTCAGTAAGGAGGCGCTGGCGCAGATCGCCGCCCGATATGGGCTCGACCAGCCCGTTCCCGTGCAGTATTTCCTTTGGCTCAAGGCCATCCTTGTCGGCGACTGGGGCTATTCCATCCGCACCGGCCGTCCTGTGCTGGACGAAATCGTGCTGCGCCTGGGCCCCACCCTGCAATTGGGTGGCCTCGCCATGGTCATTTCGCTGCTGATCGCCGTTCCGGTCGGCATTATCAGCGCCGCCCGCCGCGGCTCCAAGCTCGACGGCACCGTCACAGTGCTCAGCTTTGCCGGCATTTCCACCCCGGTCTTCTGGCTCGCGTTGCTGCTGCAGCTGCTGTTCAGCGTGCAACTGGGCTGGCTGCCTTCCGCCGGATATCAGTCGATCGGCGATGGATCTTTTGTTGACAGGCTCCGCCACATCATCATGCCGACCGCGGTTCTGTCCCTCGCAACAGTCGCGAGCTGGAGCCGTTTCATCCGGTCGGGCATGATCGACGTGCTCAACCAGGACTATATCCGCACCGCCTATGCCAAGGGGCGCAGCGAGAAAGCCGTACTGTTCGTGCATGCTTTGCGCAATGCCATGATCCCCGCCGTCACCGTGATCGCCGTGGACTTCGTCACCATCATTTCGGGCGCCGTCATCACCGAGACGGTCTTTGCCTGGCCCGGCATAGGGCGGCTCTTCATGGAAAGCATGGATGGCCGCGACTATCCGATGTTGATGGGCCTGATGATGATGGGTTCGCTCGCCATCGTCGTCGCAAACATCGTCGCCGACCTCTGCTATGCGGCGCTCGATCCGAGGATCCGCTATGACTGA
- a CDS encoding ABC transporter ATP-binding protein, with translation MTDQTTPLLDIKGLVTEFSTETGLVRAVKGVDLTIGQGETVALVGESGSGKSVTSLSVMRLIPKGIGAIAGGEMLFRTRSGQVIDLVKQPEHAMRAIRGNEIGMIFQEPMTSLNPTQKVGAQIAEAARLHQGLTRKQAWTRAVEMLALVEIPDPARRAEVYPHQMSGGMRQRVMIAMALACNPALLIADEPTTALDVTVQLQILELMRRLQREIGMGILFITHNLGVVAEVADSVAVMYGGRIVETAPVRELFARPSHPYTRGLLDSLPVVDRAARSRGEELRLRAIPGSVVDPRNPPQGCDFNPRCTWVIPECRAAVPALLPVVPGHGARCIRWSEVHG, from the coding sequence ATGACCGACCAGACCACGCCGCTGCTCGACATCAAGGGGCTCGTCACCGAGTTCAGCACCGAAACCGGCCTCGTCCGCGCCGTCAAGGGCGTGGACCTGACCATCGGCCAGGGCGAAACCGTGGCCCTTGTGGGCGAGAGCGGCTCGGGCAAGTCTGTGACGAGCCTTTCGGTAATGCGCCTTATCCCAAAGGGCATTGGCGCCATCGCCGGCGGCGAAATGCTGTTCCGCACCCGCTCGGGCCAGGTCATCGATCTAGTCAAACAGCCCGAACACGCCATGCGCGCCATTCGCGGCAACGAGATCGGCATGATCTTCCAAGAGCCGATGACCTCGCTCAACCCCACCCAGAAGGTCGGCGCCCAGATCGCCGAGGCGGCCCGCCTCCATCAGGGCCTCACCCGCAAGCAGGCTTGGACGCGCGCCGTCGAAATGCTGGCGCTGGTGGAAATCCCCGATCCGGCCCGCCGTGCCGAGGTGTATCCCCACCAGATGTCGGGCGGCATGCGCCAGCGGGTCATGATCGCCATGGCGCTCGCCTGCAATCCCGCTTTGCTGATCGCCGACGAACCCACCACTGCGCTCGACGTCACCGTGCAGCTGCAGATCCTCGAACTCATGCGGCGCCTCCAGCGCGAGATCGGCATGGGAATCCTCTTCATCACCCATAATCTGGGCGTCGTCGCCGAAGTCGCCGATAGCGTCGCTGTCATGTATGGCGGCCGCATAGTCGAAACCGCGCCGGTGCGCGAACTCTTCGCCCGGCCCAGCCATCCTTATACCCGCGGCCTTCTCGATAGCCTCCCGGTGGTCGATCGCGCCGCCCGCAGCCGTGGCGAAGAGCTTCGCCTGCGCGCCATTCCCGGCAGCGTCGTCGATCCGCGCAATCCGCCCCAGGGCTGCGATTTCAACCCGCGCTGCACCTGGGTGATCCCTGAGTGCCGCGCCGCCGTACCCGCTCTCTTGCCGGTCGTGCCCGGACACGGCGCGCGCTGCATTCGCTGGAGTGAAGTTCATGGCTGA
- a CDS encoding DUF885 family protein encodes MSQAYDPSLVDDFMAHHWGFRPVDATFMGDRNHDALLPPAGPETLADEVEGIDALRLRLENSAEPADLGDRLDRRMMLAELGMQRLAAQTRPRLNNPAWYSGEAAFAIISLLLPQSMPIRHEALVARLSGIAAFLQSATERLEGAAVPQGWIKRAQKEALAMAEFLRTDIRLHEEFADDWAEPARWAADAFEAFAAALDGHPDADPACGEAYLTRLMAELHGLPMSPREAVEKAETAYRRMGEEMAEMARAIDPNRTADQILAGLADIHPDDPESVFNSYMDWDVQAVAQGAALVTPAQEYDLDYRWMAPCFRKISQPLYFLFYRSPPGLDPGAGSVYWVTPPGEDETAFLRGNNTAMVKTIHSVHHGSVGHHTQNTRARAAASRLARIAGTDCALGLAFLGSGTLIEGWACYVEDLLMEAPGFYTPEEILLLKQFERRNAASVLVDIKLHLADWTLEQAMDFYRSAGFAPARVEGEVVRNSMLPGSRLMYWLGVEGIKSLRQRWKGDTLSFHDGLLSFGHMPLAWIAEEMEKAGQLHP; translated from the coding sequence ATGAGCCAGGCCTACGATCCATCCCTGGTTGACGACTTCATGGCTCACCATTGGGGCTTCCGTCCTGTCGACGCGACCTTCATGGGCGACAGAAACCACGATGCCTTGCTGCCGCCGGCCGGGCCCGAAACGCTCGCCGACGAGGTAGAAGGCATCGATGCGCTGCGGCTCCGGCTTGAAAACAGCGCTGAGCCGGCCGATCTGGGCGATCGGCTTGACCGGCGCATGATGCTGGCCGAGTTGGGCATGCAGCGCCTGGCCGCCCAAACAAGGCCGCGCCTTAACAATCCGGCCTGGTATTCGGGCGAAGCCGCCTTCGCGATCATCTCGCTGCTCTTGCCCCAGTCTATGCCCATCCGCCACGAGGCCCTGGTGGCCCGGCTCAGCGGCATCGCGGCATTCCTCCAATCGGCCACCGAGCGTCTTGAAGGCGCGGCCGTGCCGCAAGGTTGGATCAAGCGCGCCCAAAAGGAAGCCCTGGCCATGGCCGAGTTCCTGCGCACCGATATCAGGCTGCATGAAGAATTCGCCGACGACTGGGCTGAGCCGGCGCGCTGGGCAGCTGATGCGTTTGAGGCTTTCGCCGCGGCGCTCGATGGCCACCCCGATGCCGATCCGGCTTGTGGCGAAGCCTATCTCACCCGATTGATGGCCGAACTGCATGGCCTGCCCATGTCGCCGCGCGAAGCGGTCGAGAAGGCGGAAACGGCCTACAGGCGGATGGGCGAGGAAATGGCCGAAATGGCCCGGGCCATCGATCCCAATCGCACGGCCGACCAGATTCTTGCTGGCCTTGCCGATATCCACCCCGATGATCCCGAATCCGTCTTTAACAGCTACATGGATTGGGACGTCCAGGCCGTGGCCCAGGGCGCCGCGCTCGTCACCCCTGCCCAGGAATACGATCTGGACTACCGCTGGATGGCCCCGTGCTTCCGCAAGATCAGCCAGCCGCTCTACTTCCTCTTCTACCGCTCGCCCCCCGGCCTTGATCCCGGTGCGGGCAGCGTCTACTGGGTCACCCCGCCCGGCGAAGACGAGACCGCGTTTCTTCGCGGCAACAATACTGCCATGGTGAAAACCATCCATTCCGTGCATCACGGCAGCGTTGGCCATCACACCCAGAACACCCGCGCCCGGGCCGCCGCCTCACGCCTTGCTCGCATCGCCGGTACGGACTGCGCGCTCGGCCTCGCCTTTCTGGGCTCAGGCACACTGATCGAAGGCTGGGCTTGCTACGTCGAAGACCTCCTGATGGAAGCCCCCGGTTTCTACACGCCCGAGGAAATCCTCCTTCTCAAGCAGTTCGAACGCCGCAACGCCGCCAGCGTACTGGTCGACATCAAGCTGCATCTGGCCGATTGGACACTTGAGCAAGCCATGGACTTCTACCGCTCGGCAGGGTTCGCTCCCGCCCGCGTCGAGGGCGAAGTGGTGCGCAATTCCATGCTGCCCGGCTCGCGCCTGATGTACTGGCTGGGTGTCGAAGGCATCAAGAGCCTGCGTCAGCGCTGGAAGGGTGATACGCTCAGCTTCCACGATGGGCTTCTGAGTTTCGGCCACATGCCGCTCGCGTGGATCGCCGAGGAAATGGAAAAGGCGGGGCAACTCCACCCATGA